One region of Miscanthus floridulus cultivar M001 chromosome 19, ASM1932011v1, whole genome shotgun sequence genomic DNA includes:
- the LOC136526265 gene encoding uncharacterized protein, giving the protein MMRPSWGFLSLGMRDVRASPPPVPEDARRWAINLAHTEAQKKRKDAKAAKCMKKILAHEELDKHCQQQRKDGLPLEESPSPSLSTEASDGDDEGEMGHGPLDHLPDVGEAVLEASASYPAPPGGGGGADPGSAIARSRAEADTPEAKADPKEPATQGGAAEVALTQEGEGAPLPRDGEAHGSDAAEVPLAVETTGTEVPEVSQAGATEAAAPRTIEAAAAGTRAPATAEATMAEAGAPETTKAMMAEAGAPGTTEATMEEARAPRTTDADVIVAGMPAQEVEMKAAEALVAPLVQGPPPLREST; this is encoded by the exons ATGATGCgcccgtcgtgggggttcctctcgctg gggatgagggacgtgcgcgcctctccgccacccgttcccgaggacgcgaggcggtgGGCGATCAACTTGGCGCACACCGAGGCGCAGAAAAAgcggaaagacgccaaggcggcgaaatgcatgaagaagatcctcgcgcacgAGGAACTAGATAAGCATTGccagcagcaaaggaaggatggcctcccattggaggaatccccgtcgccgtcgctgtcgacggaggcctcggacggggatgacgagggcgagatggggcacggtcccctggaccatctccctgacgtaggggaggcggtgctcgaggcgTCGGCTAGCTACCCGGCAcccccaggaggaggaggaggagcagacccggggtcggcaattgcccgctccagggccgaggccgacacgcccgag GCGaaggccgacccgaaggagccagccacccaaggaggggctgctgaGGTGGCCCTGACACaggagggggagggagcgcctctgcCCCGTGATGGCGAGGCCCATGGGTCGGATGCGGCCGAGGTTCCTTTGGCCGTCGAGACCACTGGGACCGAGGTCCCCGAGGTTTCACAGGCCGGGGCGACGGAGGCTGCGGCGcccaggaccatcgaggccgctgCGGCGGGCACCAGAGCCCCCGCGaccgccgaggccacgatggcggaggccggagcccccgagaccaccaaggccatgatggcagaggccggagcccccgggaccaccgaggccacgatggaaGAGGCCAGAGCCCCCAGGACCACCGATGCTGATGTGATCGTGGCGGGGATGccagcccaggaagtggagatgaaggcggcagaggccttggtggcacccttggttcaaggcccgccgcCGTTGCGGGAGAGCACCTAG